The genomic interval AGGATTTGGGGACGGGCTGGCCCCACCGATCAGCCAACCGACGATAGGCGACGACAGAGTATATTTTACGAACAGTGAGAGATGTTAATGATTATCTATTTATCGACTCGATTTATTCACAGGGTATCGCCAGAAGAATTGTTGAAATCCCAAAACACCGCCGCCTTCTTATGTTTTCATTCACGGGCATGGCTTAGTCTCAACCACATCCAGGAAACCGCCCACCAGATGCAGACTGCCCGTAACAAAAGTCATGACGGGCGACCGCTCCTCGGGAAAATCCTTGCGCGCCGCACCGGCCACCTCGCGCGCAAAATCCACAGCCTCCTCAATGGTGCCGAACACCTGCACCTGCGCTTGGGGGTCACTCGAGTTCCACGCCTCCGCGAGGGACTTCTGCACGCGCAGCAACTCGACGTCGTCGGCGTTGGTGTTCATGCTGACCAGATCCGGCCGGTAACCCGCTTGCTTGTAGGTGATGTTGGTACAGAACACCGCGTGGGTGAATGGGGACGTGGATCCAAGCGCTAGGGCTAGCGTCTCGTGTAGAGCGCGAGCAAGAGCCGTGCTGTCGCGGGTCTGCTGGTTGAAGATCAAGATCCGCGGCTTTTTGGTCGCAATGTCGCTTGAGGAGGAGTCCGCCTGAACTCGGGATGCGAACCATGAGCCCGCCAGCCGAATACTCTCCAACGTGTGGCCGCCGTCGATGTACCAAGCCACGTTCTTTTCGGTCCGAGTTTCACAGCGGCCGCCGAGACGGGTTTCCATCAGACCCTTCTTGAAGTTCGGGGGTAGAGGTTCGGATGAGATATTCTCTGGGATGCCGGCAACGCCGACTTTCCTCAAAAACTCCGCCGTGGTTGAGACAGCCAAGGCGGCATTCGTATACTGGAAGTCGCCGGCCAGACCAAGCTTGACTTGACTGCCGTCGGCAAGCAGTTCGGGATGGCCCAGCACCACATCCAGCTGGACGCCTTTTTCTTCAGCGCGCTGGGTCAGGACTTTCTCCGCGCTGAGAGCTTGCGGCGCAGTAAAGGCTCGTGCGCCAGGCTTGATAATACCGCCTTTGTGCCATGCGATGTTCTCGATTGTGGTTCCCAATAGCGCGGTGTGGTCGATACCAAGGCTTGTTATGGCGGCCACCTTGGGTTGCTCAATCACATTCGTGCAATCGTACTGCCCTCCAATCCCACACTCAATCACTGCTGCATTGACGCCTTCCCTGATATAGGTGTGGAACGCCATCAGGGTCAAATAGCGAAAATACTGAGGCTTGGTGCCCGGCGCAGTGGGGTTCTGTCCTGCCAATTTGGCAGCTTCCTCAAGCCGATCCCATACCTCGAAGAAGTAACGCGCGAATTGTTCTTCGGATAACGGGGTGTTATCGATCTTGATGCGCTCGCGGGCGAAACGCAGGTGTGGAGAGGTGTATAGTCCAACTTTATGGATCGCCGGCGCCGATTGACCTGGCTCCGGCTTGGTATATTGGGAGAGAATCGAGGAAATAAATGCGGAGGTGGAACCTTTGCCTTTGGTGCCAGCGACATGAACAGGGTTCAATTGGTTCAGATCGGAAGGCTAAAACGGAACAAACAAGATCAGAATGAGCTCCGATCAAGGTCAGACCGGCGTACCTTGTATCCAATGCGCTCAAGCCATTCCACCATCTCCGGGATGGAGCGCTCGTTAACGTCGTCCCGCGATTTGGCcttccgcagctcctccacaaTGGCATAGTTGGTTTGGAGGGAATTGAGCGCTGTAATCGCAGCCTGCACAGATTTAATGTCAGTAACTCCCAGCCCAACCGACAACCTCCGCGCCGTACCTCATATGTATGAGCCATGGCGGGCGAGTGCGTAGAGACTCGGCGCCGTGGACAATACTGCCAGGAATAAAGAGCTCGCCAAAATCTTCGCATCGACAAATGAAACCCAGGCGATCAGAAAGTTGGGGGGTTTGTTGCGCAAAAAAACCCCCGGGCCAGTCGATGACAAGGAAATCTAGTGGAGTGACGAACTGACTTGCCCGCGGGAAACCAAAAGCTGGGCACGAGCTCACGTGATTATATATACAGCTCCAGTACTACACATGGACTCCTTTGCCATACAAGTGAAGAAGTGTATTATTTCGAGGATAGCATACTAGAGTCCGGGAGATAGATAGAAAGAGAAACATAATAGCTGTAGTATGAATTCAGCCCAAACGGAGCCTAGGAGAGGAAAGCAGATGCAGACGCCAGGTGGAAATAGAACAGGAGTACAGGTGGAACGGTGAAACAAATAAGACACAGGGGAAACCCTGCCACGTCATATCTAAAGCCAATTCCATATGTCCTTGGGCGAATGAGAAAATCAATCTACCGGCGGCAGACCCAGCAAAGTTCGGTTGGGCAGGCGagcaaggacaaggaaatcAAAGGAGGAGCACCGAGACGGTTGGGTGGGAAGCAGGAGCAGCCAAGCTCGAGAGAGTAGTGATGGGAGAAGGCAACCCTAGCCCGAGCCAGAAGCTGCCATGGGAAGGGGCGGGAGAGTCAAAAGTAATCGAACAGCATCGCACGGCCCATTgcggaagagaaaagggtgATTGTCGTTTAGCAGTTGCAGGAACCGGCGCCTTGGGTTCCAGGTGCCTCGGGACGCAAGTCCACGCCGGGTCGTGGGGTCGTCCGAAGGTTCCGCGGGCCAGCCTGGTCGAGCGGCAGCTTCTTGGCGATGGCTGTGAAGAGTTCCTTGACATTGGTCGCAGACTTGGCCGATGTTTCGAAGAAAAGCAAACCCGCCTCGCGGGCATaggcctcggcatcggcggtAGAAATGGCCCGCTTATCTGGGCTCTCATCGACCAAATCGAGCTTGTTGCCGGCGAGGGCGATCACAATATTCTCATTTGCTTGGCGCTGAAGCTCCTTCACCCACGACTTAGCTTTGTCCAGCGACGACTATCATATCATCCAGCAAGTTAGCTTCTATTCCGCGACGGAAAAGGCAGTAAATTGGGGGAGGTCGGCATACAGCCTGCGTGATGTCATAGACAACGACAGCACAGTTGGCATTCCGATAATACATCGGAGCCAATGACTTGTATCGCTCCTGGCCAGCGGTATCCCAGATTTCAAACTTGACGGTGGTGCTGTCGTCGAGCGAGATGGTTTGCGTCAGGAAAGCGGCGCCGATCGTCGACTCTCGGTAATCATCGAATTGA from Penicillium psychrofluorescens genome assembly, chromosome: 5 carries:
- a CDS encoding uncharacterized protein (ID:PFLUO_008011-T1.cds;~source:funannotate), encoding MAHTYEAAITALNSLQTNYAIVEELRKAKSRDDVNERSIPEMVEWLERIGYKPSDLNQLNPVHVAGTKGKGSTSAFISSILSQYTKPEPGQSAPAIHKVGLYTSPHLRFARERIKIDNTPLSEEQFARYFFEVWDRLEEAAKLAGQNPTAPGTKPQYFRYLTLMAFHTYIREGVNAAVIECGIGGQYDCTNVIEQPKVAAITSLGIDHTALLGTTIENIAWHKGGIIKPGARAFTAPQALSAEKVLTQRAEEKGVQLDVVLGHPELLADGSQVKLGLAGDFQYTNAALAVSTTAEFLRKVGVAGIPENISSEPLPPNFKKGLMETRLGGRCETRTEKNVAWYIDGGHTLESIRLAGSWFASRVQADSSSSDIATKKPRILIFNQQTRDSTALARALHETLALALGSTSPFTHAVFCTNITYKQAGYRPDLVSMNTNADDVELLRVQKSLAEAWNSSDPQAQVQVFGTIEEAVDFAREVAGAARKDFPEERSPVMTFVTGSLHLVGGFLDVVETKPCP
- a CDS encoding uncharacterized protein (ID:PFLUO_008012-T1.cds;~source:funannotate), which translates into the protein MASRQPAGARPGARFAQFKLVLLGESAVGKSSLVLRFVKDQFDDYRESTIGAAFLTQTISLDDSTTVKFEIWDTAGQERYKSLAPMYYRNANCAVVVYDITQASSLDKAKSWVKELQRQANENIVIALAGNKLDLVDESPDKRAISTADAEAYAREAGLLFFETSAKSATNVKELFTAIAKKLPLDQAGPRNLRTTPRPGVDLRPEAPGTQGAGSCNC